The Syngnathus acus chromosome 3, fSynAcu1.2, whole genome shotgun sequence genome includes a window with the following:
- the rpl12 gene encoding 60S ribosomal protein L12 isoform X1, which yields MPPKFDPGEIKVVYMRCTGGEVGATSALAPKIGPLGLSPKKVGDDIAKATSDWKGLRITVKLTIQNRQATIEVVPSASALIIKALKEPPRDRKKVKNIKHSGSVTFDDILGVARVMRARSIAREMSGTIKEILGTAQSVGCTIDGRPPHDVIDDINSGKIECPSE from the exons ATGCCTCCTAAATTCGACCCCGGCGAGATAAAAGTTG TGTACATGAGATGCACAGGAGGAGAGGTTGGTGCCACATCAGCCTTGGCCCCCAAAATTGGACCCCTGGGTCTG TCTCCCAAGAAAGTTGGTGATGACATTGCCAAGGCCACCAGTGACTGGAAAGGCCTGAGGATCACCGTGAAGCTGACTATCCAGAACAGACAGGCAACG ATTGAGGTGGTTCCGTCTGCCTCTGCGCTTATCATCAAAGCGCTGAAGGAGCCCCCTCGTGACCGGAAAAAGGTCAAGAACA TCAAGCACAGTGGAAGTGTGACTTTCGATGACATTTTGGGTGTTGCTCGTGTCATGCGGGCTCGTTCCATTGCTAGGGAGATGTCGG GAACCATCAAGGAAATTTTGGGTACAGCTCAGTCTGTTGGCTGCACCATAGATGGTCGTCCTCCTCACGATGTCATTGATGACATCAACAGTGGCAAAATCGAGTGCCCatctgagtaa
- the rpl12 gene encoding 60S ribosomal protein L12 isoform X4 → MRCTGGEVGATSALAPKIGPLGLSPKKVGDDIAKATSDWKGLRITVKLTIQNRQATIEVVPSASALIIKALKEPPRDRKKVKNIKHSGSVTFDDILGVARVMRARSIAREMSGTIKEILGTAQSVGCTIDGRPPHDVIDDINSGKIECPSE, encoded by the exons ATGAGATGCACAGGAGGAGAGGTTGGTGCCACATCAGCCTTGGCCCCCAAAATTGGACCCCTGGGTCTG TCTCCCAAGAAAGTTGGTGATGACATTGCCAAGGCCACCAGTGACTGGAAAGGCCTGAGGATCACCGTGAAGCTGACTATCCAGAACAGACAGGCAACG ATTGAGGTGGTTCCGTCTGCCTCTGCGCTTATCATCAAAGCGCTGAAGGAGCCCCCTCGTGACCGGAAAAAGGTCAAGAACA TCAAGCACAGTGGAAGTGTGACTTTCGATGACATTTTGGGTGTTGCTCGTGTCATGCGGGCTCGTTCCATTGCTAGGGAGATGTCGG GAACCATCAAGGAAATTTTGGGTACAGCTCAGTCTGTTGGCTGCACCATAGATGGTCGTCCTCCTCACGATGTCATTGATGACATCAACAGTGGCAAAATCGAGTGCCCatctgagtaa